From the genome of Haloterrigena sp. KLK7, one region includes:
- a CDS encoding aminotransferase class IV, protein MADGDGERYYHVDGEIVPASEATVSVDDRGFRYGDAAFETLRAYGGTVFAWDRHLERLERTCDALSLAHGLTDADLRARIDETLAANDLADAYVRLSITRGVQPGKLTPQPEVDPTVVVYAKPLPRGGLEGESVWDDPATVRTVETRRTPSEAIPAAAKTHNYLNGILARAELRRGGGGAGNETEDGTTTADEALMRDLEGSVAEGATSNLFFVRDGTLHTPTTDGPVLPGITRELVLESAAEDGIPTREGRYDLADVRGADEAFLTNRTWELRPIETLDGRAIGAGPVTERLSRLYDERVEWTCYS, encoded by the coding sequence ATGGCTGACGGAGACGGGGAGCGCTACTACCACGTCGACGGCGAGATCGTTCCCGCGAGCGAGGCGACCGTCAGCGTCGACGACCGGGGCTTCCGGTACGGCGACGCCGCCTTCGAGACGCTGCGGGCCTACGGCGGGACGGTCTTCGCGTGGGACCGCCATCTCGAGCGCCTCGAGCGGACCTGCGACGCCCTGTCGCTCGCACACGGCCTGACCGACGCCGACCTCCGCGCGCGGATCGACGAGACCCTCGCGGCGAACGACCTCGCGGACGCCTACGTCCGCCTCTCGATCACGCGGGGCGTCCAGCCGGGCAAACTCACCCCCCAGCCCGAGGTCGATCCGACGGTCGTGGTCTACGCCAAACCGCTCCCTCGCGGGGGCCTCGAGGGCGAGTCCGTCTGGGACGACCCGGCGACCGTGCGGACGGTCGAGACGCGCCGGACGCCGAGCGAGGCGATCCCGGCCGCGGCGAAGACACACAACTACCTGAACGGGATCCTCGCGCGCGCGGAACTGCGTCGGGGCGGGGGTGGGGCCGGCAACGAGACCGAGGACGGAACGACGACAGCGGACGAAGCCCTCATGCGCGACCTCGAGGGGTCGGTTGCGGAGGGCGCGACGAGCAACCTGTTCTTCGTTCGCGACGGCACCCTCCATACGCCGACGACCGATGGCCCCGTCCTGCCGGGGATCACCCGCGAACTCGTCCTCGAGTCGGCCGCCGAGGACGGAATTCCGACTCGAGAGGGACGGTACGACCTCGCGGACGTCCGCGGGGCCGACGAGGCGTTTCTGACCAATCGCACGTGGGAGCTTCGCCCGATCGAGACCCTCGACGGGCGAGCGATCGGCGCCGGCCCGGTCACGGAGCGACTCTCGCGGCTGTACGACGAACGCGTCGAATGGACCTGTTACTCGTAG
- a CDS encoding twin-arginine translocation signal domain-containing protein: MTERKNGLLFGRSDDSRRSFLKKGALATSALTIGASGTAVAQEDDGVFGDLDDAWKALINVDNFHPNGRFTFVSEVIEWNPSYGDVQDSWFSDYNTYQIRWLNGDEIVPLYVAHDANIGEYDEELGFIPDADDDQNQPQLFEMNREWTPFSDNNQLITVNASPVTEEEEDDILETQDWWQTTA; the protein is encoded by the coding sequence ATGACAGAAAGAAAAAACGGGTTGCTGTTCGGTCGATCCGATGACTCGCGCCGATCATTCCTCAAGAAAGGGGCGCTGGCGACGAGTGCTCTCACCATCGGCGCGTCCGGAACGGCAGTGGCACAGGAAGACGATGGGGTGTTCGGTGATCTCGACGACGCGTGGAAGGCGCTGATCAACGTCGATAACTTCCACCCGAACGGGCGGTTCACGTTCGTCTCGGAAGTGATCGAGTGGAACCCCAGCTACGGCGACGTACAGGACAGTTGGTTCTCGGATTACAACACGTACCAGATTCGGTGGCTGAACGGGGACGAAATCGTCCCGCTCTACGTCGCACACGACGCGAACATCGGTGAGTACGACGAGGAGTTGGGGTTCATTCCCGACGCCGACGACGATCAGAATCAGCCCCAGTTGTTCGAGATGAACCGGGAGTGGACGCCCTTCAGCGATAATAACCAGCTCATCACCGTCAACGCCAGCCCAGTCACGGAAGAGGAAGAAGACGATATCCTCGAGACCCAAGACTGGTGGCAGACCACCGCGTAG
- a CDS encoding aminodeoxychorismate/anthranilate synthase component II gives MSERPTTDGTRILVVDNYDSFAYNLVQYVGEVADEVIVRRNDEIDLTDLESIDPTGIVVSPGPGTPEEAGISIPLFAETEYPILGVCLGHQALCAANGAPVVRAPHVVHGKPSTVEHDGDGIFAELPETFQVGRYHSLAVDRADLPDELLETARTTDERGVSMAVRHAELPHVGVQFHPESILTRGHDDAAGGDGISLRVGKRMIANFCAFAAEATAEEEPRHG, from the coding sequence ATGAGTGAGCGTCCGACGACCGACGGCACGCGAATCCTCGTCGTGGACAACTACGACTCCTTCGCGTACAATCTGGTACAGTACGTCGGCGAAGTCGCGGACGAGGTGATCGTCCGTCGCAACGACGAAATCGACCTCACCGACCTCGAGTCGATCGACCCGACCGGCATCGTCGTCTCGCCGGGACCGGGAACGCCCGAGGAGGCGGGAATCTCGATCCCGCTGTTCGCCGAGACGGAGTATCCGATTCTGGGGGTCTGTCTGGGCCATCAGGCCCTCTGTGCGGCCAACGGGGCGCCGGTCGTCCGCGCGCCCCACGTCGTCCACGGCAAGCCCTCGACGGTCGAGCACGACGGCGACGGGATCTTCGCGGAACTGCCCGAGACGTTCCAGGTCGGGCGGTATCACTCGCTGGCGGTCGACCGCGCGGATCTGCCCGACGAACTTCTCGAGACGGCGCGGACGACCGACGAGCGCGGCGTGTCGATGGCGGTCCGCCACGCCGAGTTGCCCCACGTCGGCGTCCAGTTCCATCCCGAGAGCATCCTGACGCGGGGCCACGACGACGCGGCGGGCGGCGACGGCATCTCGCTGCGGGTCGGGAAACGCATGATCGCCAACTTCTGTGCGTTCGCCGCGGAAGCGACGGCGGAGGAGGAACCGCGGCATGGCTGA
- a CDS encoding PAS domain S-box protein: MTDTSSECDGETNGSEDGSNGDELPEFTLDVRRLTTRLPDCAVAILDADGRIATWNEGVRELTGYEDAEVVGRHYRILFPPEERTTGRPEQLLERARTEGRVTDEGWRHRSDGSRFRAREAIVPIRRTELDDSAAFDPDATSRDGTDESVGDVVAYVSILRDRTDEYERERNLREEKAFAESIFEVQPDVVYAFDADGNFLEWNDRVPEVTGYAESELAEMEPFEFVAPEHRDLVADAVQRILEESLYVSVEADLLTKDGRRIPYEFNTSRITDESGTVLGFTGIGRDVSDREARERELREEKALTESIFEAQPDLLYAYDTEGNLIHWNDRFEQATGYGPDELEGKHPLEFIAPSDRDHIADAIERILEDGERVSAEGRVLTKDGAVVPYEFNSARITDDTGSVLGFTGVGRDITDRKARERELERLERLNATIRTVDEAMVTAETRDEVESAIVETFADANAYRFAAIGRVDRAIASDRRPWDPQAWAGIDATAVETVLPTFVEPPAGAPDESALETETVACYHALRESDVDEWRRDARERDYGAVAVVPITASGRTYGLLVVGATESAAFTDREREVLTEFGGTIGHAINAMAVRRLLYQDVVVELEFETTDRRDVYVDCSARLDCRLSVDHVLPLTDERFIHYVTVADADPDRVRSVAADYDAIEEIRSADTDGRESHWEVVVAGPTITGLLADYGARIRSRVVDGGVSTTVVQVSPDVEVRDLVDAVTAAYPETEFVSKRTVERPVETGSDFRRRVAEELTEKQRTALEAAFYGGYFEWPTRSSDAGEIADRLGIARQTFHQHLRVAQAKLLTAYFETGTGADRDLRGE; the protein is encoded by the coding sequence ATGACAGACACATCCTCGGAGTGCGACGGCGAGACGAACGGGTCGGAGGACGGATCGAACGGCGACGAACTCCCGGAGTTCACCCTCGACGTTCGCCGGCTGACGACCCGTCTCCCCGATTGCGCCGTCGCGATCCTCGACGCCGACGGTCGTATCGCCACGTGGAACGAGGGCGTCCGGGAACTCACGGGATACGAGGACGCCGAGGTCGTGGGTCGTCACTACCGGATCCTCTTTCCGCCGGAAGAGCGCACGACCGGCCGTCCGGAGCAGTTGCTCGAGCGCGCACGAACCGAGGGGCGGGTCACGGACGAGGGGTGGCGCCACCGGAGCGACGGCAGTCGATTTCGGGCCCGCGAGGCGATCGTGCCGATCCGCCGGACCGAACTCGATGACTCGGCGGCGTTCGACCCCGACGCGACCTCGCGCGACGGGACGGACGAGTCGGTCGGCGACGTCGTGGCCTACGTGAGCATCCTCCGAGACCGAACGGACGAGTACGAACGCGAGCGGAACCTTCGCGAAGAGAAGGCGTTCGCGGAGAGCATCTTCGAGGTCCAGCCGGACGTCGTCTACGCCTTCGACGCGGATGGGAACTTCCTCGAGTGGAACGACCGCGTCCCGGAAGTGACGGGATACGCGGAGTCGGAACTGGCCGAGATGGAGCCCTTCGAGTTCGTCGCACCGGAACACCGCGATCTGGTGGCCGACGCCGTCCAGCGGATTCTCGAGGAATCGCTGTACGTCTCCGTCGAAGCGGATCTGCTCACGAAGGACGGGCGTCGAATTCCCTACGAGTTCAACACGTCCCGGATCACCGACGAGTCCGGGACCGTCCTCGGCTTCACCGGCATCGGCCGCGACGTCAGCGACCGCGAGGCCCGCGAGCGGGAGCTCCGCGAGGAGAAGGCGCTGACCGAGAGCATCTTCGAGGCCCAGCCGGACCTGCTCTACGCCTACGACACCGAAGGGAACCTGATACACTGGAACGATCGGTTCGAGCAGGCGACGGGCTACGGGCCGGACGAACTCGAGGGAAAGCATCCGCTCGAGTTTATCGCCCCATCCGATCGCGATCACATCGCCGACGCCATCGAGCGAATCCTCGAGGACGGCGAGCGCGTCTCCGCCGAGGGAAGGGTGCTGACGAAGGACGGCGCGGTCGTCCCCTACGAGTTCAACAGCGCGCGGATCACCGACGACACCGGGTCCGTCCTCGGCTTCACCGGCGTCGGCCGCGATATCACCGACCGGAAGGCCCGCGAGCGGGAACTCGAGCGCCTGGAACGGCTCAACGCGACGATCAGGACGGTCGACGAGGCGATGGTCACGGCCGAGACCCGCGACGAGGTCGAGTCCGCGATCGTCGAGACGTTCGCCGACGCGAACGCCTACCGATTCGCCGCTATCGGTCGGGTCGACCGGGCGATAGCGAGCGACCGGCGGCCGTGGGATCCGCAGGCGTGGGCCGGGATCGATGCGACCGCGGTCGAGACCGTCCTCCCGACGTTCGTCGAGCCGCCGGCCGGCGCCCCGGACGAGTCGGCGCTCGAGACGGAAACCGTGGCGTGTTATCACGCCCTCCGCGAGAGCGACGTCGACGAGTGGCGTCGCGACGCTCGCGAACGCGACTACGGCGCGGTCGCGGTCGTCCCGATCACCGCCAGTGGCCGCACCTACGGGCTGCTCGTCGTTGGGGCCACCGAGTCGGCGGCGTTCACCGACCGCGAACGGGAGGTCCTCACGGAGTTCGGCGGCACGATCGGGCACGCGATCAACGCGATGGCCGTCCGGCGGCTCCTCTATCAGGACGTCGTCGTCGAACTCGAGTTCGAAACCACCGACCGGCGGGACGTCTACGTCGACTGTTCGGCCCGCCTCGACTGCCGGCTCTCGGTCGATCACGTGTTGCCGCTGACCGACGAGCGGTTCATCCATTACGTGACCGTCGCCGACGCCGATCCCGACCGGGTCCGATCGGTCGCGGCCGACTACGACGCGATCGAGGAGATCCGTTCGGCCGATACCGACGGGAGAGAGAGCCACTGGGAGGTGGTCGTCGCCGGGCCGACGATCACCGGCTTGCTCGCGGATTACGGCGCTCGGATCCGCTCGCGAGTCGTCGACGGCGGCGTCTCGACGACCGTCGTCCAGGTCAGTCCCGACGTCGAGGTTCGCGATCTGGTCGACGCCGTCACCGCGGCCTACCCCGAGACGGAGTTCGTCTCGAAACGGACCGTCGAGCGACCCGTCGAGACGGGCAGCGACTTCCGTCGACGCGTCGCCGAGGAGTTGACCGAGAAACAGCGGACGGCCCTCGAGGCGGCCTTCTACGGCGGCTACTTCGAGTGGCCGACGCGAAGCAGCGACGCCGGCGAGATCGCCGACCGACTCGGAATCGCCCGCCAGACGTTCCACCAACACCTCCGAGTCGCTCAGGCGAAGTTGCTCACGGCGTACTTCGAGACCGGAACCGGCGCCGACCGCGATCTACGGGGGGAATGA
- a CDS encoding shikimate dehydrogenase codes for MDVFGLLGNPVGHSLSPPMHDAAYDELGLEARYVTFEPAPEDITDAIDGADALGITGLNVTIPFKRDALECVDADELATRIGAVNTIDFTGEGAPTGHNTDAIGALRALRDHGVAVDGARAVVVGAGGAGRAVAFGLADAGATVEIANRTASKARDLADEVPGATGHGLEADALADLLSDADVLVNATSVGMEEDETPVPADALHGELAVLDAVYRPLETRLLRDAAAAGATTVDGAWMLLYQGVEAFERWTGREAPVDVMNAALRDRL; via the coding sequence ATGGACGTCTTCGGGTTGCTCGGCAATCCGGTCGGACACTCGCTGTCGCCGCCGATGCACGACGCTGCGTACGACGAACTCGGTCTCGAGGCTCGCTACGTCACCTTCGAGCCCGCGCCCGAGGATATCACCGACGCGATCGACGGCGCCGACGCGCTGGGAATTACGGGACTGAACGTGACGATCCCGTTCAAACGGGACGCCCTCGAGTGCGTCGACGCGGACGAGCTGGCGACCCGGATCGGTGCGGTCAACACGATCGATTTCACGGGCGAAGGCGCGCCCACGGGCCACAACACCGACGCGATCGGTGCCCTGCGCGCCCTGCGGGATCACGGCGTGGCCGTCGACGGTGCACGTGCGGTCGTCGTCGGCGCGGGCGGCGCGGGCCGGGCCGTCGCCTTCGGCCTCGCCGACGCGGGCGCGACGGTCGAGATCGCCAACCGGACCGCGTCGAAGGCCCGCGACCTCGCCGACGAGGTGCCGGGCGCCACGGGTCACGGCCTCGAGGCCGACGCGCTCGCCGACCTGCTTTCCGACGCCGACGTGCTCGTCAACGCCACCAGCGTCGGCATGGAGGAAGACGAGACGCCGGTGCCGGCCGACGCGCTCCACGGCGAGCTGGCCGTGCTCGATGCGGTCTACCGCCCGCTCGAGACGCGGCTCCTGCGGGACGCGGCCGCGGCCGGGGCGACGACCGTCGACGGCGCGTGGATGTTGCTCTACCAGGGCGTCGAGGCCTTCGAGCGCTGGACCGGGCGGGAGGCGCCGGTCGACGTGATGAACGCGGCGCTTCGCGATCGGCTCTGA
- a CDS encoding calcium/sodium antiporter has translation MLSGIPLYLVLLAAGIVALYGGAELLVAGAGRLALGIGLRAATVGVTVVAFATTAPELFVSTIGALNVSTDIGLGAVIGSNIANIGLVLGVSALIKPLQVSSLVMRRHVPFMVFAAILLVALGANGTIGRLEGAIFLLVLAGFTGYLLYYVNADPAPMVDDPDAGGGIAPRDVALVLGGLVALLVGSRWLVSGGTGLLSALGFSDLFIGLTVLALGTSLPELAASVVGAVRGETEFSIGNVVGSNIYNILAVLGIVALITPIDIASSTLRLELPVLIVFTVVLVAMMGYGRRLTRLDGAALVVGYAGFIYLLFPS, from the coding sequence ATGCTCTCCGGCATCCCGCTGTATCTCGTCCTGCTCGCGGCCGGTATCGTCGCGCTCTACGGCGGCGCGGAGTTGCTCGTCGCGGGGGCCGGCCGGCTCGCGCTGGGGATCGGCCTCCGGGCGGCGACCGTCGGCGTGACGGTCGTCGCCTTCGCGACGACCGCGCCGGAACTGTTCGTCTCGACGATCGGTGCGCTGAACGTCTCGACCGATATCGGGCTCGGCGCGGTCATCGGCTCGAACATCGCCAACATCGGCCTGGTGCTCGGCGTCTCCGCGCTCATCAAGCCCCTGCAGGTCAGTTCGCTCGTCATGCGCCGGCACGTCCCGTTCATGGTGTTCGCGGCGATACTGCTGGTCGCCCTCGGCGCCAACGGAACGATCGGTCGCCTCGAGGGCGCGATCTTCCTGCTGGTACTGGCCGGCTTCACCGGCTACCTGCTCTACTACGTCAACGCCGATCCGGCGCCGATGGTCGACGATCCCGACGCCGGCGGCGGCATCGCCCCGCGGGACGTCGCGCTCGTCCTCGGCGGACTGGTCGCGCTCCTCGTCGGGTCGCGGTGGCTGGTTTCCGGCGGTACCGGGCTGTTGTCGGCGCTCGGCTTCTCCGACCTCTTCATCGGACTGACGGTGCTCGCGCTCGGCACCTCGCTGCCGGAACTGGCGGCCTCCGTCGTCGGCGCCGTCCGGGGCGAGACCGAGTTCTCCATCGGCAACGTCGTCGGCTCGAACATCTATAACATCCTCGCCGTGCTGGGAATCGTCGCCCTGATCACGCCGATCGACATCGCCTCGAGCACGCTCCGGCTCGAGCTCCCCGTGCTGATCGTCTTCACGGTCGTCCTGGTCGCGATGATGGGATACGGACGGCGGCTCACGCGACTCGACGGTGCCGCGCTCGTCGTCGGCTACGCCGGGTTCATCTACTTGCTGTTCCCGTCTTAG
- a CDS encoding MATE family efflux transporter, with protein sequence MIEQFLRTMMRTTDVVVTGLFSPAAVAAVGLADLYARLPLRIGLGLGSGVIALSSQDTGSGATANRDEAITQAILLGAVAGLPFVLFGFLLGERAIGVLGAEPEVARMGGLYLAIIFATSPARHVTLIAARSIQGAGDTRTPMYVNGVSNALNIAGTVVLGLGLGPAPRLHVLGVGVATAFGNVFSALALVAAIRGPWTPAGFVRPHQWTITKQLLSISAPRIAEGLVTTVLEFPFNSILLVFGTDVNAAYQIGRRVYQQLTSPLSRGYRTGTSIVVGQTLGDGDPAGARYNGWAAAALGLVTVGSLGGLIFVGAEQIVSLFTDDPATIAHATGFARAYALAAPATVLYVVLSGALTSGSDTRTPFIARVSGMAVGMLGVSAVGGIYLDYGMPAVYASIVVFYVWSMAYVAVGYYRGGWVDRTRTMMDERGSAPSED encoded by the coding sequence ATGATCGAGCAGTTCCTCCGGACGATGATGCGGACGACTGACGTCGTCGTCACCGGGCTGTTCTCGCCAGCAGCGGTGGCGGCCGTCGGCCTCGCGGACCTCTACGCGAGACTGCCGCTCCGGATCGGGCTGGGACTGGGCAGCGGCGTCATCGCCCTCTCGAGTCAGGACACGGGCAGCGGCGCGACGGCCAACCGGGACGAGGCGATCACGCAGGCGATACTGCTCGGCGCGGTCGCCGGGCTCCCGTTCGTGCTGTTCGGCTTCTTGCTCGGCGAGCGGGCGATCGGCGTGCTGGGCGCCGAACCCGAGGTGGCTCGCATGGGCGGGCTCTACCTCGCGATCATCTTCGCGACCAGTCCCGCCCGCCACGTCACGCTGATCGCCGCGCGGTCGATCCAGGGCGCCGGCGACACGCGCACGCCGATGTACGTCAACGGCGTCTCCAACGCCCTCAACATCGCCGGCACGGTCGTCCTCGGACTGGGACTGGGGCCCGCACCGCGACTCCACGTCCTCGGCGTCGGCGTCGCGACCGCCTTCGGGAACGTCTTCTCCGCGCTCGCGCTCGTCGCGGCGATCCGCGGGCCGTGGACGCCGGCGGGATTCGTCCGGCCGCACCAGTGGACGATCACGAAGCAGTTGCTCTCGATCAGCGCGCCGCGGATCGCGGAGGGGCTGGTGACGACCGTCCTCGAGTTCCCCTTCAACTCGATCCTGCTGGTCTTCGGGACGGACGTCAACGCGGCCTACCAGATCGGCCGACGGGTCTACCAGCAACTGACCAGCCCCCTCTCGCGTGGGTATCGGACCGGGACGAGCATCGTCGTCGGCCAGACGCTCGGCGACGGCGATCCCGCGGGGGCGCGGTACAACGGCTGGGCGGCGGCCGCGCTCGGACTCGTGACCGTCGGCTCGCTCGGCGGCCTGATTTTCGTCGGCGCCGAGCAGATCGTCTCCCTGTTCACCGACGATCCGGCGACGATCGCGCACGCGACCGGCTTCGCTCGCGCGTACGCCCTCGCGGCGCCGGCCACCGTCCTCTACGTCGTGCTCTCGGGCGCGCTCACCAGCGGCAGCGACACGCGGACGCCGTTTATCGCCCGCGTCTCGGGAATGGCGGTCGGCATGCTCGGCGTCTCGGCCGTCGGCGGGATCTATCTGGACTACGGGATGCCGGCGGTGTACGCCTCCATCGTCGTCTTCTACGTCTGGTCGATGGCCTACGTCGCCGTCGGCTACTATCGGGGCGGCTGGGTCGACCGAACGCGGACGATGATGGACGAGCGCGGCAGCGCGCCGAGCGAGGACTGA
- a CDS encoding DUF4332 domain-containing protein, whose protein sequence is MAILQKLKSLLGFGDSDPERGRGREVGVTVEREGSREDEADTESTETEPATETPPATETPAPSSSTSGADETGAETDETTAGTDDSAVDADDSAIETGESTAAEPAASTSTDESEAASASDTADETPDVEDLPDSAADPAIKGSEPETEPEPEPEAAEEPDEPEPAAESAEPDADESSEPLDAADDEASQEPVTSIKGIGPAYADRLAAAGVETVGELAAADAEELSEQTDISEKRIQGWIDRAEVR, encoded by the coding sequence ATGGCAATCCTCCAAAAGCTGAAGTCGCTGCTCGGGTTCGGCGATTCGGACCCGGAGCGAGGACGCGGTCGAGAGGTCGGGGTAACGGTCGAACGGGAAGGGTCGCGGGAGGACGAGGCCGACACCGAATCGACCGAGACGGAACCGGCGACCGAGACGCCGCCGGCAACGGAAACGCCGGCGCCCTCGAGTTCGACGAGCGGCGCGGACGAAACGGGCGCCGAGACCGACGAGACGACCGCCGGTACCGACGACTCGGCCGTCGACGCCGACGACTCGGCCATCGAGACCGGCGAATCGACGGCCGCCGAGCCGGCCGCATCGACGTCTACCGACGAATCCGAGGCGGCGAGCGCCTCCGACACGGCGGACGAAACGCCGGACGTCGAGGATCTGCCCGACAGCGCCGCGGATCCCGCTATCAAGGGGTCCGAGCCGGAAACTGAGCCGGAGCCGGAACCGGAGGCGGCCGAGGAACCCGACGAACCGGAGCCGGCAGCCGAGTCCGCCGAGCCGGACGCGGACGAGTCGTCCGAGCCGCTGGACGCGGCCGACGACGAAGCCAGCCAGGAACCGGTCACCTCGATCAAGGGGATCGGCCCCGCCTACGCGGACCGTCTCGCCGCCGCCGGGGTCGAAACGGTCGGCGAACTCGCCGCCGCCGACGCGGAGGAACTGTCCGAGCAGACCGATATCTCCGAAAAGCGCATTCAGGGCTGGATCGACAGAGCGGAGGTCCGCTAG
- the pabB gene encoding aminodeoxychorismate synthase, component I, translating into MSDPRVVTSLASFRAAARERLEGDDAAPTDDVPTDDVPTRPPGVRIPVEVRVAVDDPFLAYRRARDSSGGTVFLETTGGQPGWGYFGVDPVDRLTVGSDAVARTNDGDSPTLAALEGVLDGDELIRGDCSVPYPCGAIGWLSYDVARELESLPESAVDDRGLPRLEVGVYDRLVAWEAPTDEGDGVTLRVTACPRVGVDAADAVTSDPADALEAAYERGRDRALDLARAALEGDPAIGEPPVATSEATFESDCGREAFAERVRRVKEYVRDGDTFQANVSQRLVAPAAVHPVAAYDALRRVNPAPYSGLLELRAADLVSASPELLLERDGDDVRTEPIAGTRPRGETPEADRALEDDLRTDEKERAEHAMLVDLERNDLGKVCEYGSVAVDEYRRIDRYAEVMHLVSNVTGRLRDDETLADAVAAVFPGGTITGAPKPRTMEIIDELEATRRGPYTGSVGVFGFDGRATLSIVIRTLVRHADEYHLRVGAGIVHDSEPYREYDETLDKARALITAVDEALGERAGMGLEAGGGAAPGDGEATALDGRGGGDSDE; encoded by the coding sequence ATGAGCGATCCGCGCGTCGTCACCTCGCTCGCGTCGTTTCGAGCCGCTGCCCGCGAGCGGCTCGAGGGGGACGACGCCGCGCCGACCGACGACGTGCCGACCGACGACGTGCCGACGCGCCCGCCCGGCGTTCGGATTCCCGTCGAGGTCCGCGTCGCCGTCGACGATCCGTTTCTCGCCTATCGCCGAGCACGCGATTCCAGCGGGGGCACCGTCTTCCTCGAGACGACCGGCGGTCAGCCCGGCTGGGGCTACTTCGGCGTCGACCCCGTCGACCGGCTGACGGTCGGGTCCGACGCGGTCGCCCGAACGAACGACGGCGATTCGCCGACGCTCGCCGCGCTCGAGGGCGTCCTCGACGGCGACGAGCTGATTCGCGGCGACTGTTCGGTCCCCTACCCCTGCGGGGCGATCGGCTGGCTCTCCTACGACGTCGCCCGCGAACTCGAGTCCCTCCCCGAATCGGCGGTCGACGACCGGGGGCTGCCGCGCCTCGAGGTCGGCGTCTACGACCGGCTGGTGGCCTGGGAGGCGCCGACCGACGAGGGCGACGGGGTGACGCTGCGGGTGACGGCCTGTCCGCGAGTCGGGGTCGATGCAGCCGACGCCGTTACGTCTGACCCTGCCGACGCGCTCGAGGCGGCCTACGAACGCGGCCGCGACCGCGCGCTCGACCTCGCGCGGGCCGCCCTCGAGGGCGATCCCGCGATCGGCGAGCCGCCGGTCGCGACGTCCGAAGCGACGTTCGAGAGCGACTGCGGCCGCGAGGCGTTCGCCGAGCGCGTCCGCCGAGTCAAGGAGTACGTCCGGGACGGCGACACCTTTCAGGCGAACGTCTCCCAGCGGCTGGTCGCCCCCGCGGCGGTCCACCCCGTCGCGGCCTACGACGCCCTCCGCCGGGTCAACCCCGCCCCGTACTCGGGGCTCCTCGAGTTGCGCGCGGCCGATCTGGTGAGCGCGAGTCCCGAGCTATTGTTAGAACGCGACGGTGACGACGTGCGAACGGAGCCCATCGCGGGCACGCGACCGCGCGGGGAGACACCCGAGGCGGATCGAGCGCTCGAGGACGACCTCCGAACCGACGAGAAGGAGCGGGCCGAACACGCGATGCTGGTCGATCTCGAGCGCAACGACCTCGGGAAGGTCTGCGAGTACGGCTCCGTGGCGGTCGACGAGTACCGGCGGATCGACCGCTACGCCGAGGTGATGCACCTCGTCTCGAACGTGACGGGCCGACTCCGCGACGACGAGACGCTGGCCGACGCCGTCGCCGCCGTCTTTCCGGGCGGCACGATCACCGGCGCGCCGAAACCGCGCACGATGGAGATCATCGACGAACTCGAGGCGACCCGCCGGGGTCCCTACACGGGCAGCGTCGGGGTCTTCGGCTTCGACGGCCGGGCGACGCTTTCCATCGTCATTCGGACGCTCGTCCGCCACGCCGACGAGTACCACCTCCGCGTCGGCGCCGGGATCGTCCACGACTCCGAGCCCTACCGGGAGTACGACGAGACCCTCGACAAGGCCCGCGCGCTGATCACCGCGGTCGACGAGGCGCTGGGCGAGCGGGCCGGGATGGGACTCGAGGCCGGCGGCGGAGCGGCCCCAGGCGACGGGGAGGCAACCGCCCTCGACGGCCGCGGCGGCGGTGATTCCGATGAGTGA